The proteins below come from a single Pararge aegeria chromosome 23, ilParAegt1.1, whole genome shotgun sequence genomic window:
- the LOC120634410 gene encoding uncharacterized protein LOC120634410, with translation MEEVLATLRLIQKELEEQKTFINKKGEEVTENVTININNILEEKFAVIEEKHENLKKRVENQEQRIYFLEKQARQRNLVFFGLHEDENSYSSMETKIIKFVHEYFTIKLDYIDLVAIRRIGKKSDKPRPIVVTFATLGRKILKNKGTLKGTPYYVKEDYPQSVLQIRKELQEQVKAERENGNTAIIKYDKLVILKNTNNKQTTTPTNTNNKKRNLSNSPVNAVKSYAEQRPHANKKTKSLATQTKQRSSSCSESVLKPGILNFLTSNNNNTNFQDNTRKA, from the coding sequence ATGGAGGAGGTATTGGCGACGCTTCGTTTAATTCAAAAGGAGCTTGAGgaacaaaaaacatttataaataaaaaaggtgaaGAAGTGACGGAAAACgtaacaataaacataaataatattttagaagaAAAATTCGCAGTCATAGAAGAAAAACACGAAAATCTCAAGAAAAGAGTGGAAAACCAAGAACAAAGAATATACTTTTTAGAAAAACAGGCAAGGCAGCGTAATCTGGTATTTTTTGGCCTTCACGAAGACGAAAATTCCTACTCTAGCATggaaaccaaaataataaaattcgtaCATGAATATTTCACGATAAAATTAGACTACATTGACCTAGTAGCCATCagaagaataggaaaaaaaagcgACAAGCCACGACCTATAGTTGTTACCTTTGCAACACTTGGTAGAAAGATCCTCAAAAATAAAGGAACTTTAAAAGGTACACCATATTATGTGAAAGAGGACTACCCCCAATCAGTTCTACAAATAAGAAAAGAGCTACAAGAGCAAGTAAAAGCCGAAAGAGAGAATGGAAACACCGCCATAATTAAATACGACAAGCTtgtcattttaaaaaataccaacaacaaacaaacaacaacgcCTACCAACACcaacaacaaaaaaagaaacctCTCAAATTCGCCGGTAAACGCTGTTAAAAGCTATGCTGAACAGAGACCGcatgcaaacaaaaaaacaaaatctctaGCTACTCAGACAAAGCAAAGATCTTCAAGTTGTTCCGAAAGCGTTTTAAAACCGGGAATTTTAAACTTCCTAACTAGCAATAACAACAACACAAACTTCCAGGACAACACCAGGAAGGCATAG